The Leucobacter viscericola genome includes a window with the following:
- a CDS encoding ImmA/IrrE family metallo-endopeptidase gives MELLYDYAASIDVTIEYADLSHLHRVGDYCLQTREVRIQDGMLYRKTRSILAHELGHATNSDEPTVFEHLNRRMELRADEWAAHFLINETAYRDATLKFGRHLPSVAQELCVLEKLVVAYERTLERVGDTVYVNPRMGAGQWSQRLTAT, from the coding sequence GTGGAACTTCTCTATGACTATGCCGCGAGCATCGACGTGACGATTGAGTATGCAGACCTGAGCCACCTCCATCGAGTTGGCGATTACTGCCTGCAAACCCGTGAGGTGCGCATCCAAGATGGCATGCTCTACCGCAAAACTCGCTCTATCCTTGCCCACGAACTCGGGCACGCTACGAACAGCGACGAGCCCACGGTCTTCGAACACCTCAATCGGCGCATGGAACTTCGTGCCGACGAGTGGGCCGCACACTTTCTCATTAACGAAACGGCCTACAGAGACGCCACCCTCAAGTTCGGGCGCCATCTACCCTCCGTCGCGCAGGAGCTCTGCGTGCTTGAGAAACTCGTCGTTGCCTACGAACGCACGCTCGAACGAGTCGGCGACACCGTGTACGTGAACCCCCGCATGGGTGCAGGTCAGTGGTCCCAGCGCTTAACCGCGACATAA
- a CDS encoding DUF6882 domain-containing protein, whose translation MGLFGKKRTASKAADDKEKRVDRSSIAAVLQHLEAERDSINARAADQFGLDHIEEWAVDLNAGTITFATPSGRWVGVVDVLGSLNAGAESWMWGWANPNISDDLTVASFGVMQFGKSKSIPSLTTMTLWADEREADSLAALAFGYAESQFLFKTPSDPTFYFAVREIHAA comes from the coding sequence ATGGGATTGTTTGGCAAGAAACGGACCGCTTCCAAAGCAGCAGACGACAAGGAAAAGCGTGTCGATCGCTCGTCGATCGCGGCGGTTCTTCAACATCTCGAGGCGGAACGAGACTCAATTAATGCCCGCGCGGCAGACCAGTTTGGCCTTGACCACATCGAAGAATGGGCTGTAGATCTGAACGCTGGGACCATCACGTTTGCAACACCCTCTGGGCGCTGGGTAGGTGTAGTCGACGTTCTGGGAAGCTTGAACGCGGGAGCCGAAAGTTGGATGTGGGGTTGGGCAAATCCGAATATTTCGGATGACCTGACTGTAGCGTCGTTTGGAGTCATGCAGTTCGGAAAGTCAAAATCGATTCCATCGCTTACGACAATGACACTTTGGGCCGATGAGCGGGAGGCAGACTCACTCGCCGCTCTGGCATTCGGGTATGCCGAATCTCAGTTCCTTTTCAAAACCCCCAGCGATCCCACTTTCTATTTCGCAGTGCGAGAGATTCACGCCGCTTAG
- a CDS encoding helix-turn-helix transcriptional regulator, with protein MSRNDSAMVPFEERKHLASQVKGLRQSAGLKQQDLADLVGISRQALSNIERGATPQIENLRKIYEALGADLQTSNRSADTTVWLGIIGGMLDTLDRHRQGKAGQAAVNAIAAVIAEPSVSGLPENNDPRQRSDYALAAHEEIDETGEDTY; from the coding sequence ATGTCAAGAAACGACTCCGCCATGGTTCCGTTTGAAGAGCGCAAGCATCTGGCCTCACAGGTCAAAGGCCTTCGCCAAAGCGCTGGCCTGAAACAGCAGGATCTTGCCGACCTTGTTGGCATCTCGCGTCAGGCGCTCTCAAACATCGAGCGCGGGGCAACTCCGCAGATTGAGAACCTACGTAAGATCTACGAGGCTCTCGGCGCAGATCTGCAAACAAGCAACCGGAGCGCAGACACCACGGTCTGGCTTGGAATCATCGGGGGCATGCTCGACACACTCGATCGACACCGTCAGGGCAAAGCCGGACAGGCCGCTGTTAACGCCATTGCCGCGGTTATCGCAGAGCCGAGTGTCAGTGGCCTGCCGGAGAATAACGATCCTCGACAAAGAAGCGACTATGCGCTTGCGGCCCACGAAGAAATCGATGAAACGGGCGAAGACACCTACTAG